A genomic window from Cryobacterium sp. SO2 includes:
- a CDS encoding UDP-N-acetylmuramoyl-L-alanyl-D-glutamate--2,6-diaminopimelate ligase, whose product MTDLAPSALRPQHPVPRSLSGLVEEFTLDLRGDAAGLELTGICLSSSTVQPGDLFVGVPGQRGHGAAYASAARAAGAVAVLTDEAGAILARESGLPVLVTPDVRAALGTIAAWIHHSEQNPATLFAVTGTNGKTSVVYLLFAILTQLGVTAGLTSTAERRIGDVSVTSSLTTPEATELHALLARMREAEVRAVGIEVSAQALSQHRVDGIVFDVAGFTNLSHDHLDDYASMEAYFQTKLELFQPDRAQRGVVTVDTEWGRRLAAECRIPVTTLANRHSDERSTSTAVGTEVDADWHMSVVDFGPRHTEFVLDGPDGRRLQTRVPLLGWYMAANAALAIVLLVESGYDLAAIDQVLTRDGGITAYVPGRAELISGDRGPLVYIDYGHSPDAFLNTLAAIRASTTGRIIMVFGADGDRDKTKRADMGAIAARGADAVVITDFHPRFEDPAVIRATLMAAAKIAAPGGELYEVPDPATAFRRALSLAKAGDVVLYAGPGHENYQEVAGVKIPYSAREDARIALHEAGWL is encoded by the coding sequence GTGACCGATTTGGCACCCTCGGCTCTCCGCCCTCAGCATCCGGTCCCGCGGTCGTTGTCGGGACTGGTCGAAGAATTCACACTTGATCTCCGCGGCGACGCCGCAGGCCTCGAGCTGACCGGCATCTGCCTGAGTTCCAGCACCGTGCAGCCCGGCGACCTCTTCGTCGGGGTCCCCGGGCAACGCGGGCACGGTGCCGCCTATGCCTCGGCCGCCCGGGCCGCGGGGGCAGTTGCCGTGTTGACCGACGAGGCCGGCGCGATTCTGGCCCGGGAATCCGGCCTCCCCGTGCTTGTCACGCCCGACGTCAGAGCGGCCCTGGGCACCATTGCCGCGTGGATCCACCACTCCGAGCAGAACCCGGCCACACTCTTCGCCGTCACCGGCACCAACGGCAAGACCAGTGTCGTGTACCTGCTCTTCGCCATCCTCACCCAGCTGGGCGTCACAGCCGGGCTCACCTCCACCGCCGAACGCCGGATCGGTGACGTGTCCGTGACCAGTTCGCTGACCACGCCTGAGGCGACGGAGCTGCACGCCCTCCTGGCCCGGATGCGCGAAGCCGAGGTGCGCGCCGTCGGCATCGAGGTGTCGGCGCAGGCGCTCAGCCAGCATCGGGTCGACGGGATCGTGTTCGACGTGGCCGGCTTCACCAACCTCTCGCACGACCACCTCGACGACTACGCCTCGATGGAGGCCTACTTCCAGACCAAGCTGGAGCTCTTCCAGCCCGACCGCGCCCAGCGCGGTGTCGTGACCGTCGACACCGAGTGGGGCCGCCGGCTCGCCGCCGAATGCCGCATCCCCGTGACCACGCTCGCCAACCGTCACTCGGACGAACGATCCACCAGCACTGCCGTCGGCACCGAGGTCGACGCCGACTGGCACATGAGCGTCGTGGACTTCGGACCCCGGCACACCGAATTCGTGCTGGACGGGCCGGACGGCCGCCGCCTGCAGACCCGGGTGCCGTTGCTCGGGTGGTACATGGCCGCGAACGCCGCTCTGGCCATCGTGCTGCTGGTCGAGTCCGGTTACGACCTCGCGGCCATCGACCAGGTTCTCACCCGCGACGGCGGCATCACCGCGTACGTGCCCGGCCGGGCCGAGCTCATCTCGGGGGATCGCGGTCCGCTGGTCTACATCGACTACGGGCACAGTCCCGATGCGTTCCTCAACACCCTCGCCGCGATCCGCGCGTCGACCACCGGGCGCATTATCATGGTGTTCGGCGCCGACGGCGACCGCGACAAGACCAAGCGTGCCGACATGGGCGCCATCGCCGCCAGAGGCGCTGACGCCGTCGTGATCACCGATTTCCATCCCCGCTTCGAGGACCCCGCCGTGATCAGGGCCACCCTGATGGCCGCGGCCAAGATCGCCGCACCCGGCGGAGAACTCTATGAAGTGCCGGACCCCGCCACAGCATTTCGACGCGCCCTGTCCCTGGCCAAAGCCGGCGACGTCGTGCTTTACGCGGGACCGGGCCACGAGAACTACCAGGAAGTTGCCGGAGTGAAAATCCCATACTCGGCGCGCGAAGACGCCCGAATCGCACTGCACGAAGCCGGGTGGTTGTAG
- the murF gene encoding UDP-N-acetylmuramoyl-tripeptide--D-alanyl-D-alanine ligase encodes MIALSLTEIAAAVTGELHLAGGLTADSLVSGAVHTDSREVAAGDVFIAKPGEETDGHLFAPAAVANGAAVIVVERLLDVPVAQIVVTDAVIALGDLATEVIRRVRTAGHLKIVGVTGSNGKTTTKNLLRAILESVGPTIAAKASFNNEVGAPLTMLGVTEETRFLVAEMGASAEGEIARLVRMARPDIGIVLKVGLAHAGGFGGIEATVRTKSEMVTDLGPDDVAILNVDDDRVAGMAAVTAARVVWFGEGDRAMVRASDIHGSRTGTTFTLHLPGGESRPVSFRVLGEHHVMNALAAAAAAAELGVSIDAIVTGLESVSIAERWRMEVMGGRDDITVINDAYNASPDSMTAALKTLAQIRKPDGRSIAVLGEMSELGELAGDEHDRIGLLAVRLNISQLVVVGPAARRMHISTINEGSWDGESAYVETPDAAFELLRETVKPGDTVLVKSSNSAGLRFLGDRLGKLYSW; translated from the coding sequence ATGATCGCCCTGAGCCTCACCGAGATCGCCGCCGCCGTCACCGGCGAGCTCCACCTCGCCGGCGGATTGACCGCGGACTCCCTCGTGAGCGGCGCTGTGCACACTGATTCCCGCGAGGTCGCCGCCGGCGACGTCTTCATCGCCAAGCCCGGCGAAGAGACCGACGGGCACCTGTTCGCGCCGGCGGCTGTCGCCAACGGCGCCGCCGTGATCGTCGTCGAGCGGCTCCTCGACGTTCCGGTCGCCCAGATCGTGGTGACGGATGCCGTCATCGCCCTCGGCGACCTCGCCACCGAGGTGATCAGGAGAGTCAGGACCGCCGGGCACCTCAAGATCGTCGGAGTGACGGGGTCGAACGGCAAGACCACCACCAAGAACCTGCTCCGCGCCATCCTCGAATCTGTCGGCCCCACCATCGCTGCGAAGGCGTCGTTCAACAACGAGGTCGGCGCCCCGCTCACCATGCTCGGCGTCACGGAGGAGACCAGGTTCCTGGTCGCCGAGATGGGCGCGAGCGCCGAAGGTGAAATCGCCAGGCTCGTGCGGATGGCCCGGCCGGACATCGGCATCGTGCTGAAGGTCGGGCTCGCCCACGCCGGCGGCTTCGGCGGCATCGAAGCCACCGTGCGCACCAAGTCCGAGATGGTCACCGACCTGGGCCCGGACGACGTCGCCATCCTGAACGTCGACGACGACCGCGTGGCCGGTATGGCCGCCGTCACCGCCGCCCGGGTGGTCTGGTTCGGTGAAGGTGACCGGGCGATGGTCCGCGCCTCCGACATCCACGGCAGCCGCACCGGCACGACGTTCACCCTGCACCTGCCCGGCGGCGAGAGCCGGCCCGTATCCTTCCGCGTACTCGGCGAGCACCACGTGATGAACGCCCTGGCCGCCGCGGCCGCCGCGGCCGAACTCGGCGTGTCGATCGACGCCATCGTCACGGGCCTGGAATCCGTCTCCATCGCCGAACGCTGGCGCATGGAGGTGATGGGCGGACGCGACGACATCACCGTGATCAACGATGCCTACAACGCCAGCCCGGACTCCATGACCGCAGCCCTCAAGACCCTCGCCCAGATTCGCAAACCCGACGGCCGCAGCATCGCCGTTCTGGGTGAGATGAGCGAACTGGGGGAGTTGGCCGGCGACGAACACGACAGAATCGGCCTCCTGGCCGTCCGCCTCAACATCTCGCAGCTCGTCGTCGTCGGCCCCGCCGCACGGCGCATGCACATCAGCACCATCAACGAGGGCTCGTGGGACGGGGAATCGGCATACGTCGAGACACCGGACGCGGCCTTCGAACTGCTGCGCGAGACCGTCAAGCCCGGCGACACTGTGCTCGTCAAATCATCAAATTCAGCCGGACTCCGATTCCTCGGAGACCGACTGGGAAAGTTGTACTCGTGGTAG
- the mraY gene encoding phospho-N-acetylmuramoyl-pentapeptide-transferase → MVALLLAGMMSLIFTLLLTPLFIRLFHKLGWGQFIRDDGPKSHHAKRGTATMGGIIIIVGVLVSYFLAMWFQQRPLTASPLLVLFMMVGLGLVGFLDDYLKTRNQRSLGLGGWQKIAGQVVVAGAFGWMALQFPDKNGQTPASTHISFIRDLPLDFMKLGTFIGIAAFIVWICLIVAATSNGVNVTDGLDGLATGSLVFAIGSYIIIGFWQSNQSCNAAGAAAADLYKCYAGPDSFDLAIVAAAIVGGLIGFLWWNTSPAKIFLGDTGSLGLGGALAALAILSRTELLLVLIGGLFVIEAGSVIVQRAYFKVTHGKRIFLMSPIHHHFELKGWAEVTVVVRFWIIGGLLVAAGVGTFYLEWLTR, encoded by the coding sequence GTGGTAGCCCTCCTGCTGGCCGGGATGATGTCCCTCATCTTCACCCTCCTGCTGACCCCGCTGTTCATCCGGCTGTTCCACAAGCTGGGCTGGGGACAGTTCATCAGGGACGACGGTCCCAAGAGCCACCACGCCAAGCGCGGCACCGCCACCATGGGCGGCATCATCATCATCGTCGGTGTCCTGGTCAGCTACTTCCTCGCCATGTGGTTCCAACAGCGTCCGCTCACGGCCTCCCCGCTGCTCGTGCTGTTCATGATGGTCGGTCTCGGACTGGTCGGCTTCCTCGACGACTACCTCAAGACCCGCAACCAGCGCAGCCTCGGCCTCGGCGGCTGGCAGAAGATCGCCGGGCAGGTCGTCGTGGCCGGGGCGTTCGGCTGGATGGCGCTGCAGTTCCCCGACAAGAACGGCCAGACGCCCGCATCCACGCACATCTCCTTCATCAGGGACCTGCCGCTGGACTTCATGAAGCTCGGCACCTTCATCGGCATCGCCGCCTTCATCGTCTGGATCTGCCTGATCGTGGCGGCCACCTCCAACGGCGTCAACGTCACAGACGGCCTCGACGGCCTCGCCACCGGCTCGCTCGTCTTCGCGATCGGCTCCTACATCATCATCGGCTTCTGGCAGTCCAACCAGTCCTGCAACGCCGCCGGAGCGGCCGCGGCCGACCTCTACAAGTGTTACGCCGGCCCGGACTCGTTCGACCTGGCCATCGTGGCCGCCGCCATCGTGGGCGGGCTGATCGGATTCCTCTGGTGGAATACCTCGCCGGCCAAGATCTTCCTGGGCGACACCGGCTCCCTCGGTCTGGGCGGGGCGCTGGCCGCACTGGCCATCCTCAGCCGCACCGAACTGCTGCTCGTGCTCATCGGCGGCCTGTTCGTCATCGAGGCCGGTTCGGTCATCGTGCAGCGCGCCTACTTCAAGGTCACCCACGGCAAGCGCATCTTCCTGATGAGCCCGATCCACCACCACTTCGAGTTGAAGGGCTGGGCCGAGGTCACCGTCGTCGTGCGCTTCTGGATCATCGGCGGCCTGCTCGTCGCCGCCGGTGTCGGCACGTTCTACCTCGAATGGCTGACCCGCTAA
- the murD gene encoding UDP-N-acetylmuramoyl-L-alanine--D-glutamate ligase has translation MGAHSYDDAADTADHGRLDRLTSWHSDWSGLRVAVLGLGMTGFAAADTLAELGADVLVVAGRAPDDRARLLDVLGIPLVTADLESAPAELVAHRAELVIVSPGFHPDHALLQWAAAQRIPVWGDIELAWRLRDKVGDPAPWILVTGTNGKTTTVQLAATMLAAAGHRVAPCGNIGVPVLDAIRDPQGWDVLVVELSSYQLHHLPELGPGALAPHASVCLNVADDHLDWHGSAQAYRAAKAKVYNNTAVACVYNKADLATMRMVEDAEVQDGARAIGFGLGVPGPSDVGIVDGILCDRAFLEDRFDTAIELSTVADLAGVGLAAPHVIANILAAAALARSFDVAPEAIRAALATFSLDAHRIEVVATHGGVSWIDDSKATNPHAADASLAAFDSVVWLVGGLLKGVDIDALVAKHAARLRGAVVIGVERAEVLASFRRHAPALRVFEIDSDDTGEVMPTAVSLAAAMAEAGDVVLLAPAAASMDQFASYAERGAKFAQAVHDYLGGGSDDDSSSYPGA, from the coding sequence ATGGGCGCCCACTCCTATGACGATGCGGCCGACACGGCCGATCACGGCCGGCTCGACCGGCTGACCAGCTGGCACTCCGACTGGTCCGGACTGCGGGTCGCCGTTCTGGGCCTGGGCATGACCGGCTTCGCCGCCGCTGACACCCTCGCCGAACTCGGCGCAGACGTTCTCGTGGTCGCCGGGCGCGCGCCCGACGACCGGGCCCGGCTGCTCGACGTCCTCGGGATTCCCCTCGTCACCGCCGACCTCGAATCCGCGCCGGCTGAGCTGGTCGCCCACCGCGCAGAGCTCGTGATCGTGTCGCCCGGCTTCCACCCCGACCATGCGCTGCTGCAGTGGGCCGCCGCCCAGCGCATCCCGGTCTGGGGCGACATCGAACTCGCCTGGCGCCTACGCGACAAGGTCGGCGACCCCGCGCCGTGGATCCTCGTGACGGGCACAAACGGCAAGACCACCACCGTGCAGCTGGCTGCCACCATGCTCGCCGCCGCCGGACACCGCGTCGCGCCCTGCGGCAACATCGGCGTGCCGGTGCTTGACGCCATTCGCGACCCGCAGGGCTGGGACGTCCTGGTCGTCGAGCTGTCCAGCTATCAGCTCCACCACCTGCCCGAGCTCGGCCCCGGCGCCCTCGCGCCGCATGCCAGCGTCTGCCTCAATGTGGCCGACGACCACCTGGACTGGCACGGCTCAGCCCAGGCGTACCGCGCGGCCAAAGCGAAGGTCTACAACAACACGGCCGTCGCCTGCGTGTACAACAAGGCCGATCTCGCCACCATGCGGATGGTCGAGGACGCCGAGGTGCAGGACGGCGCTCGCGCCATCGGCTTCGGCCTCGGCGTCCCCGGACCCAGCGACGTGGGGATCGTGGACGGAATCCTCTGCGACCGCGCATTCCTCGAGGACCGCTTCGACACCGCCATCGAGCTCAGCACAGTGGCCGATCTCGCCGGGGTGGGGTTGGCGGCGCCGCACGTGATCGCCAACATCCTCGCCGCCGCGGCTCTGGCCCGGTCCTTCGATGTCGCCCCGGAGGCGATCCGCGCCGCCCTCGCGACGTTCAGCCTCGATGCGCACCGCATCGAGGTTGTCGCCACCCACGGCGGCGTCAGCTGGATCGACGACTCGAAGGCCACCAACCCGCACGCCGCCGATGCGTCCCTCGCGGCGTTCGACTCGGTCGTGTGGCTCGTCGGCGGCCTCCTCAAGGGCGTTGACATCGACGCGCTGGTGGCCAAACACGCCGCACGGTTGCGCGGCGCCGTGGTGATCGGGGTCGAGCGGGCGGAAGTCCTGGCCTCATTCCGGCGACACGCCCCCGCCCTGCGCGTATTCGAGATCGACTCGGATGACACTGGTGAGGTCATGCCGACCGCGGTCAGCCTGGCCGCGGCCATGGCCGAGGCCGGTGACGTGGTTCTGCTGGCGCCCGCTGCGGCGTCTATGGACCAGTTCGCGAGCTACGCGGAACGCGGAGCGAAATTCGCGCAGGCTGTCCACGACTATTTGGGAGGTGGGTCGGATGACGACTCGTCCTCGTACCCGGGTGCCTGA
- the ftsW gene encoding putative lipid II flippase FtsW, which produces MTTRPRTRVPESAPNTAPNSARVALSRISLGKVFRAESTNYLLLLGTTLFLVVFGLVMVLSSSSVDSYLENAGFFGGIFRQGIFAMIGIPLMLVISRLPVRFWKRIAWPALLVACFFQCLVVFTPLGVTVAGNTNWLDIAGVQFQPSEAIKVALVIWLGVILAQKKDKLDDWRHVYIPVFGVGGGSVMLVMIGGDLGTVIIMAGILFGAMFFAGVRLRMLALPLVVGVVLGGLLAISSENRRTRLLSFAVDSCDTVTGPISAACWQPLHGTWALANGGIFGVGLGNSKAKWSWLPAADNDYIFAIIGEELGLIGAIVVLLMFVLLAFAFIRILRGTSSMQIKVTTSAVMVWIIGQALVNIGVVLGVLPVLGVPLPLISAGGTALLTTLAAIGVVLSFARSDHEDRQETPAPVEAVAQTSPRPAPRRGSTR; this is translated from the coding sequence ATGACGACTCGTCCTCGTACCCGGGTGCCTGAGTCCGCTCCGAACACCGCTCCGAACAGCGCGCGGGTCGCGCTCAGCCGCATCAGTCTCGGCAAGGTCTTCAGGGCTGAGTCCACGAACTACCTGCTCCTGCTCGGCACCACCCTGTTCCTCGTGGTGTTCGGGCTCGTGATGGTGTTGTCCTCGTCCTCGGTGGACTCCTACCTGGAGAACGCCGGTTTCTTCGGCGGCATCTTCCGGCAGGGCATCTTCGCCATGATCGGCATCCCGCTGATGCTCGTGATCAGCCGTCTGCCGGTGCGCTTCTGGAAACGCATCGCCTGGCCGGCCTTGCTCGTGGCCTGTTTCTTCCAGTGCCTGGTGGTCTTCACGCCGCTCGGCGTCACGGTCGCCGGAAACACGAACTGGCTCGACATCGCCGGTGTGCAATTCCAGCCGTCCGAAGCCATCAAGGTGGCCCTGGTGATCTGGCTGGGCGTGATCCTGGCCCAGAAGAAGGACAAACTCGACGACTGGCGCCACGTCTACATCCCCGTGTTCGGCGTCGGCGGCGGCTCGGTCATGCTCGTCATGATCGGCGGCGACCTCGGCACGGTGATCATCATGGCCGGCATCCTGTTCGGCGCCATGTTCTTCGCCGGTGTGCGGCTGCGGATGCTCGCCCTCCCGCTCGTCGTCGGGGTGGTTCTCGGCGGGCTGCTCGCCATCTCCAGCGAGAATCGCCGCACCCGCCTGCTGAGCTTCGCCGTTGACTCCTGCGACACCGTCACCGGCCCGATCTCCGCGGCCTGCTGGCAGCCGCTGCACGGCACCTGGGCGCTGGCCAACGGCGGCATCTTCGGTGTCGGACTGGGCAATTCCAAGGCCAAGTGGTCCTGGCTTCCCGCGGCGGACAACGACTACATCTTCGCCATCATCGGCGAGGAGCTGGGCCTGATCGGGGCCATCGTCGTGCTCCTGATGTTCGTGCTGCTGGCCTTCGCCTTCATCCGCATCCTGCGCGGCACCTCGAGCATGCAGATCAAGGTCACGACCTCCGCCGTCATGGTGTGGATCATCGGCCAGGCACTCGTGAACATCGGTGTCGTGCTCGGCGTGCTCCCCGTGCTCGGCGTACCGCTCCCGCTCATCTCGGCCGGCGGCACGGCCCTGCTCACCACCCTGGCCGCCATCGGCGTCGTGCTGTCCTTCGCACGGAGTGATCACGAGGACCGGCAGGAGACACCCGCCCCGGTCGAGGCCGTTGCGCAGACGAGCCCGCGACCCGCACCGAGACGAGGATCCACCCGATGA
- the murG gene encoding undecaprenyldiphospho-muramoylpentapeptide beta-N-acetylglucosaminyltransferase, which produces MTTYLLAGGGTAGHVNPLLAVADALMLRDPGATVLVLGTAEGLEARLVPARGYELLVVPRLPFPRRPNRAALGFLPRMNRAINDVATMLRERSVDVVVGFGGYVASPAYLAARRAGVPIAIHEANAKPGLANRLGSRMSRSVGVAFAGTRLPHASVVGMPLRREIVQLDRPAVRGTALEFFGLDPERPTLLVTGGSLGARRINRTIVDSARAVTEAGWQVLHITGSKAEVTDPGVPGYHMVAYCDRMDLALSVADAAVSRAGAATVSELSALGIPAVYVPYPVGNGEQRFNAADVVRAGGGILVDDAAFLPDWVVSTLLPVLADPRRIHTMGEAARSVGVLDGTERMIELIDRAGQPPPAGR; this is translated from the coding sequence ATGACGACCTACCTGCTGGCAGGCGGCGGCACCGCCGGCCACGTCAACCCATTGCTCGCTGTGGCGGACGCTCTCATGCTGCGCGACCCCGGCGCCACCGTGCTCGTACTGGGCACCGCTGAGGGCCTGGAAGCCCGTCTGGTTCCTGCACGCGGCTACGAGCTGCTGGTCGTGCCCCGGCTGCCCTTCCCGCGCCGGCCCAACCGGGCCGCGCTCGGATTCCTGCCCCGGATGAACCGGGCCATCAACGACGTGGCCACCATGCTGCGTGAGCGTTCGGTGGATGTCGTCGTCGGCTTCGGCGGGTATGTCGCCAGCCCCGCCTACCTGGCCGCCCGCCGCGCCGGAGTGCCCATCGCGATCCACGAGGCCAACGCCAAACCCGGCCTGGCCAACCGGCTCGGCTCCCGGATGTCCCGGAGCGTCGGGGTGGCGTTCGCCGGAACCCGGCTTCCGCACGCCAGCGTCGTCGGCATGCCGCTCCGCCGGGAGATCGTTCAACTGGACCGGCCCGCCGTGCGGGGGACCGCCCTGGAGTTCTTCGGACTCGACCCCGAACGGCCCACCCTGCTGGTCACCGGCGGGTCCCTCGGCGCCCGCCGGATCAACCGCACCATCGTGGATTCCGCCAGGGCGGTAACCGAAGCAGGCTGGCAGGTGCTGCACATCACCGGTTCGAAGGCTGAGGTCACCGACCCGGGCGTGCCTGGCTACCACATGGTCGCCTACTGCGACCGGATGGACCTCGCTCTCTCCGTCGCCGATGCCGCCGTCTCCAGGGCCGGAGCCGCCACGGTGAGCGAACTGAGCGCCCTGGGCATCCCCGCCGTCTACGTGCCGTACCCGGTGGGCAACGGTGAGCAGCGTTTCAACGCCGCCGACGTCGTCAGGGCCGGCGGCGGCATCCTCGTCGATGACGCCGCCTTCCTGCCCGACTGGGTCGTGTCGACGCTGCTTCCCGTGCTCGCCGATCCCCGCCGCATCCACACCATGGGCGAAGCCGCCCGTTCGGTGGGGGTGCTCGACGGCACCGAACGCATGATCGAACTCATCGACAGGGCCGGCCAACCGCCGCCCGCCGGTCGCTGA
- the murC gene encoding UDP-N-acetylmuramate--L-alanine ligase, with translation MIKPDLTLIVPEDLGTVHFVGIGGSGMSGIARLFLAAGHTVTGSDSRDSDNVEALRALGATITIGHDAANVGDADSLVVTGALWQDNPEYVLATERGLPVLHRSQALAWLIRSHRLVSVAGAHGKTTSTGMIVTGLLGLGQDPNFVNGGVIESLGVSAGSGADDLFVVEADESDGSFLLYNTGIALITNVDPDHLDHYGSLEAFEAAFVEFAQNADELVVISSDDPGAVRVTGRLTGANIVTFGEAEDAAVRVHSIGTSGPVSFSVSWKGVDYSATLRVPGRHNAINAAGAFAVLVGLGLDPADSLAAIAAFGGTQRRFELHGTVRGVSVYDDYAHHPTEVAAALSAVRTVVGSGRIIAVHQPHLYSRTRLFAQEFADTLEKYADETIVLAVYGAREDPVPGVTGALVSERFADPSHVAFIPEWQDAADYLGTIAREGDFVVTLGCGDVYRIVPQLLESLERG, from the coding sequence GTGATCAAGCCAGACCTGACTCTCATCGTTCCCGAAGACCTCGGTACCGTGCACTTCGTGGGTATCGGCGGCTCGGGGATGAGCGGAATCGCCCGCCTCTTCCTGGCCGCAGGCCACACCGTGACCGGCTCGGATTCCCGTGACTCCGACAACGTCGAAGCCCTCCGCGCGCTCGGCGCGACGATCACCATCGGGCACGACGCCGCCAATGTCGGCGACGCCGACAGCCTCGTCGTCACCGGTGCCCTCTGGCAGGACAACCCCGAGTATGTGCTTGCCACCGAGCGCGGCCTTCCGGTGCTGCACCGTTCCCAGGCCCTCGCCTGGTTGATCCGTTCCCATCGCCTGGTCTCCGTCGCCGGGGCGCACGGAAAAACGACCTCCACGGGAATGATCGTCACCGGCCTGCTCGGCCTCGGCCAGGACCCGAACTTCGTCAACGGCGGGGTCATCGAATCCCTCGGCGTGAGCGCCGGCAGCGGCGCAGACGACCTCTTCGTCGTCGAGGCCGATGAGTCGGACGGCTCCTTCCTGCTCTACAACACCGGCATCGCCCTCATCACGAACGTGGACCCCGACCACCTCGACCACTACGGCTCACTCGAGGCCTTCGAGGCTGCTTTCGTCGAGTTCGCCCAGAACGCCGACGAACTCGTGGTGATCTCCTCCGACGACCCCGGTGCCGTGCGCGTCACCGGTCGCCTCACCGGGGCGAACATCGTCACCTTCGGGGAAGCCGAGGATGCCGCCGTGCGGGTGCACTCCATCGGCACCTCCGGCCCGGTCAGCTTCAGTGTCAGCTGGAAGGGTGTGGACTACTCGGCCACCCTGCGCGTCCCCGGCCGGCACAACGCCATCAACGCCGCCGGTGCATTCGCCGTTCTCGTCGGACTCGGCCTCGACCCAGCAGACTCCCTCGCCGCTATCGCCGCCTTCGGCGGAACCCAGCGCCGCTTCGAACTGCACGGCACCGTACGCGGCGTGAGCGTCTACGACGACTACGCGCACCACCCCACCGAGGTCGCCGCCGCGCTGTCGGCCGTGCGCACCGTGGTGGGCTCAGGACGCATCATCGCCGTGCACCAGCCGCACCTGTACAGCCGCACCCGCCTGTTCGCCCAGGAGTTCGCCGACACCCTGGAGAAGTACGCCGACGAGACCATCGTGCTCGCGGTCTACGGCGCCAGGGAAGACCCCGTACCCGGTGTGACCGGCGCCCTGGTCTCCGAGCGATTCGCGGACCCGTCCCACGTGGCCTTCATCCCCGAATGGCAGGATGCCGCGGACTACCTGGGCACCATCGCCAGGGAGGGTGACTTCGTCGTGACCCTCGGCTGCGGTGACGTGTATCGCATCGTGCCCCAGCTGCTGGAATCGCTGGAGCGCGGATGA
- a CDS encoding FtsQ-type POTRA domain-containing protein — protein sequence MARLAARRAASTAPAAAADTEAPAAPLTARAARARLRAARRARKQYERSEVRRFTSRSRRRRNIWIAAGATVAVLVAFVLVGVYSPLMALRTIEVTGTERIPADDITAALDGQLGTPLPLVDLAEVKRELSEFSLIRSYVTESRPPDTLVVRIVEREPVGAVASAAGFDLVDAAGVVITSGADRPADYPVIDAANGASGAGFQAAVAVIAALPEGIRGQLDTVTAATKDDVTLTLGGGARVVWGNSERAEYKAIVLAALLVSHPVGSVTEYDVSSPDSAVVR from the coding sequence GTGGCACGGCTGGCCGCACGACGGGCTGCATCGACTGCACCTGCAGCCGCAGCGGACACCGAGGCGCCTGCCGCACCCCTCACCGCCCGCGCGGCCCGCGCGCGGCTCCGTGCCGCCCGGCGCGCCCGCAAGCAGTACGAACGCAGCGAGGTGCGCCGGTTCACGTCCAGGTCGCGCCGTCGACGCAACATCTGGATCGCGGCCGGCGCCACCGTGGCAGTCCTGGTGGCCTTCGTGCTCGTGGGGGTGTACTCGCCGCTGATGGCCCTGCGCACCATCGAGGTCACCGGCACCGAGCGCATCCCGGCCGACGACATCACCGCGGCCCTCGACGGCCAGCTCGGTACCCCGCTGCCGCTCGTGGACCTCGCCGAGGTCAAGCGCGAACTGAGCGAGTTCAGCCTGATCCGCAGCTACGTCACCGAGAGTCGTCCGCCGGACACCCTGGTCGTGCGCATCGTCGAACGCGAGCCGGTTGGAGCCGTGGCCTCTGCCGCCGGATTCGACCTGGTGGACGCGGCCGGCGTCGTCATCACCAGCGGTGCAGACCGACCAGCGGACTATCCCGTCATCGACGCGGCCAATGGTGCCAGCGGTGCCGGTTTCCAGGCTGCGGTGGCCGTGATCGCGGCCCTCCCCGAGGGCATCCGCGGCCAGCTCGATACCGTCACCGCGGCCACGAAGGATGACGTCACCCTCACCCTGGGTGGGGGAGCGCGGGTGGTCTGGGGCAACTCGGAACGCGCGGAGTACAAGGCGATCGTGCTGGCGGCCCTGCTCGTCAGCCATCCGGTGGGAAGCGTCACCGAATACGACGTGTCCTCGCCGGACAGCGCCGTGGTTCGCTAG